A genomic segment from bacterium HR17 encodes:
- a CDS encoding putative membrane protein, translating to MSITEFFQRLLDVEALIRWGGLTGIVVIVFVETGLFIGFFLPGDSLLVTAGIMAAAGYLDLRWLIPLTILAAIIGDQVNYAIGYRAGMALMNRYERFRPHLERAHAFYEKHGAKTIVLARFVPIVRTFAPAIAGAARMDYRTFVTYNIVGGIIWVLSTTLTGYTLGNLIPHIDRYLHIVIGIVVLLSVLPILREWWKERHKAEVR from the coding sequence TTGTCCATCACCGAATTTTTTCAGCGGCTTCTGGATGTGGAAGCGCTCATCCGTTGGGGTGGTCTGACGGGCATCGTGGTCATCGTCTTCGTGGAGACAGGGCTGTTCATCGGTTTCTTTTTGCCCGGCGATTCGCTATTGGTGACGGCGGGCATCATGGCAGCGGCAGGCTACTTGGATTTGCGTTGGCTCATCCCGCTGACCATCCTCGCCGCTATCATCGGCGACCAAGTCAACTACGCCATCGGTTACCGTGCGGGGATGGCGCTGATGAACCGCTACGAGCGCTTTCGTCCCCATTTGGAACGAGCACATGCCTTTTACGAAAAGCACGGGGCAAAAACGATTGTCCTTGCCCGCTTCGTCCCCATCGTCCGCACCTTTGCGCCTGCTATCGCCGGCGCGGCGCGGATGGACTACCGCACTTTTGTCACCTATAACATCGTCGGCGGCATCATTTGGGTGCTCAGCACAACGCTGACAGGTTACACCCTGGGCAACCTCATCCCCCACATTGACCGCTACCTGCACATCGTTATCGGCATCGTCGTTTTGCTGTCCGTTTTGCCCATCTTGCGGGAATGGTGGAAGGAGCGGCACAAAGCGGAGGTGCGTTGA